agcccacattgccttgtgctcaagttccaccggaaggtgacaagctttcccaaacactaatcggtatggagacatcccaatcgATGTTTTGTAAGCTGTCCTATaagcccataaagcatcatcaatttactttgacaaatccgtccggttggcattcactgtttttgacaaaatactcttgatctcctggttggagacttccacttgtccgcttgcttgagggtgatagaggggtcgtgactttgtgagtgacaccattcTTTCTAAGCAAGGTAtcaaaggctttgttgcaaaaatgcgacccctcaTTGCTTATAatggcccgcggagtaccaaaccttgtgaagatgttctttttcaaaaatgccaccacacttctagcttcgttgttgggtagagcaacggcttCAAatcatttggacacataatccacagctaccaaaatgtaggtgttcccacaagagcttacaaacggtcccatgaaatcaataccccacacattaAAAATATCAATTTTCAAGATGGTGGTGGGGGCatctcattttttttttgaaatcccACCAgccctttgacatttatcacaacGCTTGAATAGATCACTTgcgtccttgtagagagtaggccaatagaatccacaaatCAACACTTTGGTCGCCATTCTTATTCCCCGATGGTGACCACCGTAgggtgaagaatgacaagccccaagaattttacttgttcctcctccggcacacatcttctaatcacgccATCGGTACAAATTCGGAAGAGGTGTGGTTCATACCAATAATAGTCTtaacaatcccgtttgagcttttttctttgatttgaagagaactcatccgggatgataccactcacaagaagatttgctagatccgcgaaccatggtacctctttcattgaaatggctaagagttgctcatcggggaatgagtcattgatttcaaggccatcatgcggcctcccctcctcctccaaatgagacaagtggtccgccacttggttttcactacctttgcgGTCTTGGATGTCTAGATCGAACTCTTGaaataaaagcacccatctcattaacTTAACCTTtgaatatttcttgctcataaggtaccgaagtgccgcatgatccgtgtggacaatcacctttgtacccatcaagtacgggcggaacttctccatagcaaaaacaatagcaaggagctcttttttggtcacagtgtaattgacttgggcatcattcatggtcttactagcatagtagaccggatgaaaagaTATTGTTGACACgttgccccaaaattgctctgATCGCCACATCACTAgtgtcacacatgagctcaaaagacAAGCTCTAATTCggggcggtgataataggagtagttgtcaatttgaacttgagcaattcaaatacCTTATGCAATCCTCattgaaatggaatttggcatctttctccaaaatcttacacaaggggttcaccactttgaaaaaatccttgatgaaacgccggtagaaccccgcataacccaagaaactcctcactctcttcacggatgttggaggtgaaagtttagaaatcacctctatttttgccttgtcaacctcaatgccattctttaaaattttgtggccaaggacaataccttccttaaccataaaatgacatttctcccaattcaacaccaagttcgtctctttacatcttgccaagaccttatccaaaattttcaagcaatcatcaaaagaattcccgaccgccgaaaagtcatccatgaagatttCAAGGAAATCCTCTACCATGTccatgaagatagccatcatacatctttgaaaagtcgtcggtgcattccATAACTCAAATGGCATCcacgagaatgcgaaagtaccataaggacatgtgaAAGTAGCCTTCTTTTGATCCtccagagcaataagaatttgattgtagccggaatacccatcaaggaaataatagaaagcacgaccgaccaacctatcaagcatttgatctaggaagggaagcgggaaatgatccttccttgtgaatTTGTTGATCTTGCggtagtccatacacactctccacccggtcaccgttcttgtaggaatcaactcgtcCTTGTCATTGGTAatcaccgtcatgccccctttctttgggacacattatgccggagaggtccacgaactatcgaaaatagGGTAAACAATCCCTGCATCTAAAcacttgatgatctcctttttgaccacctcttgcattgcttcatttacctcctttgatgttcaatgaagGGTTTGGAATattcctccaaattaatcttgtgcatgcaaaatgcggggcttattccccgaatatccaccAATATCCATCCAATAACTTTCTTACTCTTTTATAGCACCGCCAACGTGGAGTCTACTTgtatgttagtcaaacaagaggaaagaataaccggtaaagtagaacaagggccaaggaattcatacctgagatgcggAGGCAATAgttttaactccaaagtgggaggctcctcgattgagggatttgttggaggagtcttccgatttTCAATATCCAAGGACAATTTGTAGGGTCCaaagtgtacgaccccattccttgcaatgagtTCACGCATTCCACATAGCCATCCGTCTCGTCATCATCAAGGTTAAGCAAAACGTCCtgcaaagtatcatcaacattcatcgtggcactagtatcatcaataatcacatcggtcagcaagtccacaaacgaacacatttcattgctattcggttgcctcatagatttgcacacgtggaacaccgccTTTTTATCACCCACCAGGAAAGTGAGTTCACCGATTTTCACACCAAcgagagccttccccgtagcaaggaaaggtatacccagaataatcggcacctcatagtccgcttcacaatcaagaatcacaaaatccgccgggagaatgaatttatcaacacgaactaacacatcatcaatgatACCCAAcagtctcttcatggtacgatccgccatttgtaatctcatagatgtaggtcttggttgcccaattcccaaagtcttgaaaactgaatagtgcatcaaattgatacttgccccaagatcacaaagagctttagcaaagtcGGCACTTCCAAGGGTACAAGAGATTGTGAAAGTGTCGGGATCTtctaatttaggagccattgagtgcacaattgcactcacttgatgagtcatctttataggttcacaattcatcgaccacttctttgtcaccaagtcattcatgaactttgcataaccgggcatttgctccaaagcctcaaccaatggcacattaatagatagactcttcatcatgtcaatgaactttttgaattgattcttgcCATTTTCCTTGGCAAgactttgaggatatggaggaggagtccttggcattggtgccttagcctttagCACTACCGGTTCTAGTATGTCAAcaatgtgctccctagacgggttcacttcctctcgagtctcctccacattgtcatcaatatcaattcttacttTATCATTtacttgcaccacattgttcgggatcttatcttcttgtaccacttgctcatcatccacaattttcctttgacttgaggtgggtgcatccccaccttttccactccttgtagtcacggccatggcatgtcccgtattgttttcaccctttgggttcaccaccgtatcacttgcgagtgcccccttaggatgagtgtttaaagcttgcgaacTTTGCCCCAATTAaacttccaaattgcgaattgaaATGTTGTGAGAGGCATCGGAgttggcattcttctccatcatttgtttgaacatattctcaattcGTCTCATCTCACTGTTGGAAGAGCTTGGACCATTGGAAGGATAAAGAGGTGGGTtactcggttgttgatacatcgggggcctttgaaagtcTGACCCCCGATTTCCTAGGTTATTGTTCCaccccccttggttgttgcctccccagtatccttgactattgccactccatttgccttggttattttgataattccaatttccttgattgttttgattgttacaattcccttgattaccatgaggtcgccattgttgttgatttgggccttgagagttgtttctttgcccttggaaaTTGTTCACATATTATACTTTCtcctcttggtcattgtaagattcatcttgatcaaacccactatcttcttgcatatAATGTTCCGCATGGTTTTGCACTTGaggacccttttgccttctcctgtttaccatcatattaactCCCTCCATTGCATTTACTTTCTTAGGaccttgcacttgttgaagttgagccttggctaattaattcattgtggtggtcaactcggcaattgcttgcccatgatcatgcaattctttatgtaggtgaatcatgtttggatcaccttgaggaacatttgctctactttgccatgacAATGAAGTAttcgccatttcatctaagatctcacaagcttccGCATATGGCATTGTCATGAAATtttcaccggcaagttggttgaccacgcattgatttgtagtattgatccccctagagaaagtttgttgaatcatagcctccatCATGTCATAgtttgggcactctttcaccatagttcggtacctctcccatatctcatgcaaaggctcattgggttcttgtttgaatgctaaaatctcgtctctaagagtagccatatgcccgggagaaaagaacttggaaataaatttctccgccaattcatcccatgtatggatggaatggtttggcaacctttctaaccaatccacggctttcccccgtagagagaaaggaaatagcctcaaccttaaagtatcctcggagacgtttgtctatttactcccccagcaagtgtccacaaaccctttcaagtgtttgtacgcattttaATTCGGAGCCCCGATGAAGAATCCATGTTGCTCTAgaaatgtgagcataacatttgtgatttgaaagttgcccgccctaatgcggggcgggactatggtACTTGCATACCCtttattcggcaacacccggtgtggagccactcttggtggatttgggggtggaacgggagcgttgtcttgaggcggtcagcctcgtctatttgcttgaggttcaagagaaacctcttcaacttggtcattTTCCACGTCCATATCCtccaaaggcatgtttccgagataatcattgttgttgagagccattgtttcacctaCAATTATTTCACCAAAATGATTAGTAACAccaaaggaaaagaagacaattcacatacaaaaccaaatatatagctaaatccatttttatgctccccgacaacggcgccaaaaatcgatctcgtccaagtcacacctctattcggGGTTGTGAAACGATCggttgcaataataataccccaacaaggagtcgggatcgaatccacatggagctgAGATGGGATTAGTGATATATATTTGGATAAAACATGTGAAGTATCttggttgcacttccacaaatatggttttgtttttacttctaaaattacgttaaagattacaattctaaagatataaaactagagaatattatttttggatggttttcaaatatataaaaagtcctaggggtatgactttcacctaggtgtttgcctaacggtttgtaaactttaaagcttattttatttttggggtgtattatagcaatcaacactcaaatacccactcaatacctctcggtaagagagtgattttgtccaatttggctttctcaaatccaaatggcTATTGaataaaacagttgataaaatgctcaagtcaggttttactatctctaggttcaatcctttaattgggactatcaatctcttgattttatcccaaattcttgttagccaagttttcttagactaagtctctctttctcaagtagagactaagtcaaataggcataaactaatatttgcaaccattaattctacaattaaaggcaagaataaggctaaataataaatacccaaccataaacaagccataaatcaaacacccattaggttcacactctagggttgggtcacaaccctagctaaaattctagctactcataatgggtataaaagaaaataaaaaagagaagatgataaaactcatattgcaagattaaaagataaaaatccaatcttaaatcaccaaagtaagctaaagttgcctaaagggGTAAGTAAAAACGGCTACAGGactttcaatattcaaaacttgacctaatttcgtgaaagtagttTATTTATACAAAGgtagaattttcggacaaaattgccctttcggatGTTCTGTGATTGCACAattatatgtgcggtccgcacttctcttcagatcttgacaggagttgattatgcggccgcacaattctggattgcggccgcatctctcatgttctgcggtccgcataattctggGTGTGGCCGCACTGGGCTcttctgcggactgcacatttCCTGAGTGCGGTCGCGCAGTTGTTTCTGCGGTCGCACagttattgtgcggtccgcatttcttcttgagcttaaaataaaactctctgaattttggctcttacgtagcttctgcggccgcacaataattatgcggtccgcactttgcactggGGCTCTGTTGATTTTCCTTCACATTTTGCGATtctgtgcctgatttttgtccttatTCAGATCACTCCtacttgagttggatttcatcgtagtagctcattttccaatactcctgcaggtaagcatatttcatcagttttcgggagtacaattagacacttttggactaaaacgaaagctaaaaggcgctaataaataGTCAAAATTTCCACTTATCATATTCCGGTAATTTAGACCAATATACTGCTGCAATGTCCTTTACAAGTGTATGTCCACACTAATATGCAAGAGATTGAAATAAGCTTTCAACTATCTTGTAGCACCAAATCAGGCAGCATTTGTGAAAGGGAGATCCTTGGTAAACAATGTCCTTATATGCCATGATCTTATGACACACTATAACAGGAAAACATCACCAAGATGTTTAATAAGGATAGATTTAAGGAAGACATACGACATGGTGAGTTGGGAGTTCATAGCTGAAGCACTGATTGGATATGGGTTCCCTGAGACTTTCATACAGCTAGTCATGACATGTGTTACCACTATTAATTTTACAGTGAAGGTTAATGGAGAAGGTGTTGGGTATTTTGAAGGGAGAAGAGGACTGAGACAAGGGGACCCAATATCCCCATTACTATTTGTCTTAGTCATGGAGTACTTATCCAGAACACTTAAAAAATGAGTGAGCTTCCAGATTTCACATACCCAATGTGTAAGGCTCTCAAGTTAACTCATCTGATCTTTGCATATGATTTGATGATTTTCTGTAAAGGTGATCTAAACTCCATTGCTAGAGTGATGGAGACCTTAAGCCATTTTAGCAGCACTACAGGTTTAGTTGCAAATGTTGAGAAGACTAATATTTATATGGCAGTAATTGATGCTGCTACACAAGAACAAATACTAGCTAGAACAAGGATTTACTACAGGGATCCTCCTATCAAGTACCTTGGACTTCCCCTCTCTTTcaaaaaatggagtaaaatagAATGTCATGAACTAGTGGAGAAGATAACTAATAGGGTCAGAAATGCCTATTCAAGATGCCTATCATATGTAAGGAGGTTACAAATTATAAATGTTGTATTGTTCCCAATATATAACTTCTGGGGAGCTGTGTTCATCCTACCTCAGAGTGTTCTGAAAGAGGTGGACAAAATATGTAGGGATTATCTTTGGAGTAGTACTGAAGATCACAGGAAACTTCCATTATTAGCTTGGGACATAGTGTGTACTCCTAAGAAGTATGGTGGGCTGAACATCAAAGGGTGCAGGAACTAGAATATAGCTGTTATAGGAAAACTACTCTGGCAATTGGCAATAAAGAAAGATGTATTGTGGGTAAAATGGGTGCATGGGATATACATGAAGCAGGAGAGAGACATTTGGAATCACAACCCTCGTATTGATAGTAGCTTGTACTGGAGGAAATTAAATTCATTAAAAGAAGTGATGACACAATGGTACAATAATGGGAACTATGTGCTCACAGAGAATGGAGAATACTCATTAACAAGAAGCTATATAGAATGGGAACTATGTGCTGACAACAGTGAATTGCTCAAGTGGTGAGCACCTTCAACTTCCAACCaataggttgtgagttcgagtcatcccaagatCAAGGTGGGGAGCTCTTGGAGGAAGGGAATAAAAACTTAATTAAAAAAAGGAGCTACAATGCACTACCAGGACCACATGTAAGATTGCAGAAGGCAAATTTGGTGTGGAATAAAGTGATGCAACCTAAGCACGGATTTTGTATTTGGTTAGCTAACCAAGACAGGTTACTAACCAAAGAAAGAATGATTCGATTGCATATCCCAGTGGAGGATCAAACATGTAAACTATGTGATCAAGGGAGTTTGGAGACTTAGAAGCACTTATTTGCAGAGTGTACATGGGCTAGAGCAGTAAGAGAAGGACTGTCCAATTGGATGGGGATCAAGTTGCCTCAGATGAATATTCAACAAAGTATCCAGTGGATTAAAAGCAAGTATTGGAAGCAGAAGAAGAAAGAGATAGTTGCTGCAGTATGGGGAGCCATGATTTATCATATCTGGCAAACGCAAAATTAGAAGATCTTTAGGAAAACTGATGTACATATAAATCGTGTAATAGCACAGATATAAAAGGAAACAAGAATTAGAGTAGAAGAAATGCAACATAGGAGAAGAGCTAATAGTTGTTAGGGATTGATTGTACGAATTTGTAATTAGTATTTGACTGTCCGAGGCTTAGCGAGATATAGCACCCTTCCTAGAAGTTGGTTATATTCCTAAGTGCTCTCTAGGTGTATTGGAAAGTTGGTTATATTCCTAAGTGCTCTCCGGTGTCCAATATTCGTACTAGGGTCCGATTAAATTTGAATTTGCCTCGAAAAATCTAAAGCGAAACTTTTACTTTCGTTCATTTAAAagtgtttctaagtgtatttttctcaaacttaaaaaaaaaaatatcgtTGTAAAAAATTGGCCAAACACTTTgacttaaaaaaaaatagaatacaTTTGGCCAGAGAAAAGGATAATAGTTATGCATAAGTTTATTCTAGGATTATTTTTCCTTGCACAAAATCCAAACAACTCCTCAATCTGGACTGAAGGAGCGATTATATTTGTAGGGGCAAAGGGCCAGGCTACCGCCGGAGAATCTGCAGCTTCATTCAACGAAGTATTGCTCAGCTCAAAGTCAGAGGGAGAAATTCATTGAGTTTAATGCTGAGTGATTGAAGGTATTAATCCATTGACAGCACCACGAAAATGAATGTTGTAGCATCGCCATTGCAAGTACCATATTGCTGCTGTACAAAATCCCTAAGCAGGAATCGGAACAGAAATCCAAAATGTGTGGCCTCAGCCTCTGGCGCTACTTCTCTTGTAATTGATGATACCATTCAAGGGCAAACTTCGACTTCAATGGAAACCCCAACGACACAGTCAGTTACAGCACGTCGACTCATATTGCTTCGACACGCAAAGAGTTCTTGGGACAATCGCTCCATTCGGGGTACCATTATTCACTCATTTCACCCCACTAAAATTTAAAAGAATTTTAAGTTATTTATAAAGTTAGTGTAAGAAAATTTAGGATTTAAGTTATAGGGGTTCAATCTTAAAATTATGGATTCAGACCTATTATTTGTTATAATTTTAGTAGttttttatacataaatttatgTTTTGCGTCAAAAACCCGGTGTGTGAGTGCTACCGGTGGCAGAGCCAGAATTCTCATCAAgggtatcaaaatataaaaaattaggtACCCGAAAAAGGCAAGGGGAGTCAACATacaataaatatacataaaacaAAAAAATTTATCTAGCAATATAGTGTAATTTTCCAGGTAAGGGGTGTTGAATATGGGTCGGCCACTGAGTGCTGCATCCGCCATTGAATCAAGTTACCTTTACCTATTGTAGCACGTGATATGTTATTTCAAGATAACAAACATAGATATCCTTTGCCTGACATGATAGTCTAAAAAATTCTTTAATATGATAGTATAATAACTTAAAAACCAATATATGAAAAAGTTGCATGTTTTGCAGTGTGAGTAATTTTTTCACCTTTATTTGTTATTAACattgtcttatttttaatattacaAATTGCCTGTAGATATCTTTGATCATCTGGTAGTGTAAATTTTTTTACAGGTGTTTATAACTTAAAACTCAATTTTTAAAAGGTTTTCTGTTTGGTGGATTGATTACAAATAACTTAATCAACTTATGGGAATTACAAGTTGCAACTTTAGGAGTTTGCAACTTTTAACAGTAAGTCAGTAAGTGACAATGGGTTTGATCGATTACTCGAGCTATATACATGaatccttttcttttcttgttatGTTGGATGATTCAGCACCTAACCTATTCAAATCTGTGCCGTAGGGCACCAATTTCCGTATGTCATTTCATCTATCCTTCTATTTGGATGCTAAATGATATTATTACAAGCCTGCAAGGAAGAAGTCAAAGGCGGT
This region of Nicotiana tomentosiformis chromosome 4, ASM39032v3, whole genome shotgun sequence genomic DNA includes:
- the LOC138909193 gene encoding uncharacterized protein; amino-acid sequence: MTHQVSAIVHSMAPKLEDPDTFTISCTLGSADFAKALCDLGASINLMHYSVFKTLGIGQPRPTSMRLQMADRTMKRLLGIIDDVLVRVDKFILPADFVILDCEADYEVPIILGIPFLATGKALVGVKIGELTFLVGDKKAVFHVCKSMRQPNSNEMCSFVDLLTDVIIDDTSATMNVDDTLQDVLLNLDDDETDGYVECVNSLQGMGSYTLDPTNCPWILKIGRLLQQIPQSRSLPLWS